Below is a genomic region from Sphingopyxis terrae subsp. terrae NBRC 15098.
GACGACGATTGGCCGCCTTGCTATTGCCCGTGGCGCTGGCCGGCCTTGCCGGAACAGCCGCGACACAGACCACCGACGCCATGCCAAAGGATCAGAATGTGCTGTTTTGGAGCCAGGATCAACGCGACGCCGCTTTCCGTACGATGGAATCGGTGCCCAAGGTCGTCGTGCACACCATTGCGGCGGGCGGCCCGGTCTATCCGCTGCCCGAAGGACAGCCGCTCGATGTCGGGGTCGACATCGACGCGCATATGGCGCGCCAGCGCAATGCGGGGCTGATCATCGTTCAGGATGGCAAGATCCGGCTCGAAAAATATGCGCTCGGCTATGGCCCTGCAGGGCGCTGGACGAGCTTTTCGGTCGCGAAGAGCTTTACCTCGACGCTCGTCGGCGCGGCGGTGAAGGACGGCTATATCAAGAGCCTCGACGACAAGGTGACGCAATATATCCCTGGACTTCGCGGTTCGGCCTATGACGACGTCAGCGTGCGCCAGCTTCTCACGATGACCTCGGGCGTGCGCTGGAATGAGGATTATACCGATCCCAAATCGGACGTGGCGCAGTTCAATCTGCAAAAGCCCATCGCGGGCGAGGATATTACCGTCAGCTATATGAAGACCTTGCCGCGCGAGGCGCCCGCGGGGTCGAAATGGGTCTACAAGACCGGCGAGACCAATTTGATCGGCGTCCTCGTGTCGAGTGCGACGGGCAAGACGCTGTCGGCCTATCTGTCCGAAAAGATATGGAAGCCGTTCGGCATGGATCAGGACGCCGTCTGGATGCTCGGCCCGACGGGGCACGAGATCAGCGGTTGCTGCGTATCGGCCAGCCTGCGCGATTATGCCCGTTTCGGTCTGTTCATTCTCGGCGGCGGCGTGGCTGGTGGGGAGAAAGTTCTGCCCGATGACTGGCTCGCCGCCGCGACGACCAAGCAGGCCGCGATCGATCAGCCGGGACGTGGCTATGGTTATCAATGGTGGACCAACGACGACGGCAGCTTCGCCGCGCAGGGCATCTTCGGGCAGGGCATCTTCATCGACCCCAAACGACGGCTGGTCATCGCATCGAACGGCAACTGGCCGACCGCGACCGACCCCGAAGGCGTGGGCGCGGCGCGCGAGGCCTTTTACAAGGCGATGCAGGCTGCGGTCGACCGGGAAAGCAGCCGCTGATTTTTTGATGCGTCTAGCGCCACAGTGCCGTTCAGACGACCGGCGTAGCGGTAGCGCGCTGAGCGAGCCAGGCGGCTACAACCGGGATCAGGACGCCCAGCGCCATCACCCACCAGGCATCAGCCAAGGTGATCGAACGATAGATGGCTGCGCCCAGAATCGCTCCGGCAACAACCCAGCCGGCGCCCGTGCCGTCCGAAATGCGCATCGCGAGCCAGCTTCCGGCGAAGGTGCCGACGAACCAGCCGACGAGCAACGCAATTGTCGCGCCGAGCGGGATCAGGATTTCGCCGGTGTCGAGGTCATAGACTTCGGGAGCGAATTCGCCGCCCGCATATTGGGCGATCCACAACAGGCCGAAGGCAACCGCAATGCCGATAACCGCCGCGACCGCGGAACGTAGAATATTGCCGCCCATTTTCATGCCCTTGCTTCTCGAAACGCTTGAGAGCGCGTGATAGCCCGGGAAAGCAAATATCGCGTTAAGCCTCTGCCATCACCTTCGGCAGCGCGTGATAGGCGGTGCTGTCGAAGCCATCGACCATCATCCGGGCGACGAATTCGCCGACGACTGCCGGATCCTTGATGCTCTGCGGGTCTTCGCCGGGATAGGCGCGTGCGCGCATCTGGGTGCGCGTGCCGCCGGGGTCGAGAATTGCGGTGCGGACGTTCGAGATATTGCGCATTTCGGCGCCATAGCTCGACACCAGCACCTCAAACGCCGCCTTCGACGCGGCGTAGGCGCCCCAATAGGCGCGCGGCGTTCGTGCAACGCCGGTCGATAGCGCGACGAGGCGCCCTGCGGGCGCGCGGCGCAGCAGCGGATCGAAATTGGCGATCAGCGCCTGCTGCGCGACAAGATTGAGCGTCAGCAGCTTGTTGAATTCCTTGCTGTCGATCGCGCCAACCGGGGTCAGCGTGCCGAGCATCGCGGCATTGAGCACGAGCATGTCGAGTTGCTGCCACCGTTCGGCGATCGCGCTCGCCAGCCGGGCGATGCTGTCGCCGTCGGTCAGGTCGAGCGGCGCAATGGTCGCGCTGCCGCCCGCATCGTGGATGCGGTCTTCCAGTTCCTCGAGCCCGCCCGCGGTGCGGGCGGTGATCACGACATGCGCGCCGCGCCGGGCGAGCGATTCGGCGATCGCAGCGCCGATGCCGCGGCTCGCGCCGGTGACGAGCGCCGTCTGTCCCGCCAGTTCTTCAGAATTCATCGTCATTTCGTCAGACAACCCGTTCGGCAAGCAGCGAAAACTGATCTTCCAGGCTGTTCTCGTCGAAATCGGTCAGCGTGGTCGGATAATCGCCCGTGAAGCAGGCGTCGCAATATTGCGGACAATCATCGGTGCGCCGCGCCTCGCCCAGCGCGCGGTACAGGCCGTCGATGGTCAGGAAGGACAGGCTGTCGGCATTAATGAAATTGGCCATCTGGCCGACCGTCATCTGCGCCGCGAGCAGCTTGGCGCGTTCGGGCGTATCGACGCCGTAGAAGCAGCTATGCGACGTCGGCGGGCTGGCGATGCGCATATGCACTTCGGCGGCCCCCGCGTCGCGCATCATCTGCACGATCTTGAGGCTGGTCGTGCCGCGCACGATCGAATCGTCGATCAGCACGATCCGCTTGCCGGCGATCAGCGCGCGATTGGCATTGTGCTTCAGCTTGACGCCGAGATGGCGAACCTTGTCGCCCGGCTGAATGAAGGTACGGCCGACATAGTGCGAACGGATGATACCGAGCTCGAAGGGAATGCCCGATTCCTGCGCATAGCCGATCGCCGCGGGGGTTCCCGAATCGGGGACCGGGATGACGAGATCGGCATCGACCGGATTTTCGCGCGCCAGTTCGGCGCCGATCGCCTTGCGCACCGAATAGACGCTGGTGCCGTCGACGATCGAATCGGGGCGCGAGAAATAGACATATTCGAAGATGCACGGCCGCGCCGCACGATCGGCGAAGGGGCGGTGCGACGAAAGCTGGCCGTCGCGGATGATGACGAGTTCGCCGGGATCGACCGAGCGGACGAATTCGGCCCCGACGACGTCGAGCGCTACAGTTTCGGACGCGAGGATGTACGCATCGCCCAGCTTGCCGATGACCAGCGGACGAATGCCGAGCGGATCGCGGCAGCCGATCATGCCTTCCGCGGTCAGGCAGATCAGCGAATAGGCGCCCTCGACCTGTTTCAGCGCGTCGATGAAGCGATCGAGCAGGGTGCGATAGTTGGACGTGGCGACGAGGTGGATGATGACCTCGGTATCGCTCGTCGACTGAAAGATCGATCCGCGGCGCACCAATATCTTGCGCAGCGCCATCGCGTTGGAAATATTGCCGTTATGCGCGACTGCAAAGCCGCCGGTGGCCAGGTCGGCGAACAGCGGCTGGACATTGCGCAGCGCCGTCTCGCCGGTGGTTGAGTAGCGGACATGGCCGATCGCCGACGCGCCCGCGAGCTGGCGGATGATGTCGTCGCGGTCGAAATTGCCCGCAACATGCCCCATCGCGCGGTGGGTATGGAAATCCTTGCCATCGAAGGCGGTGATGCCCGCGGCTTCCTGACCGCGGTGCTGCAGGGCGTGAAGCCCCAGCGCCGCGACCGCAGCGGCACTTTCGGCGCCGTGAATACCAAAGACGCCGCACTCCTCGCGGAGCTTGTCGTCGTCAAAAGGATGGGTCGTCAGCATGTCAATCCAGGGGCAGGGGGCTGGGACTGCCGCGCATATAGGAGTGCCGAACCCAAATGTCGCCCCCCATATTTGACCTTTTGATGTCAACCGGACCCGCGCGGGGGGTGACAGCCGCTCTCGACCTGCTCTAAGGCGCGGACCATGGATGCTTCGCGCGACACCACCGACCGTTTCCTGCCGCGTTTCGACGCCGCCGGGCTGGTGACCGCCATCGTGACCGACGTCGACAGCGGCGTGCTGCTGATGGTCGCGCATATGAATGCCGACGCGATCGCGCTGACGCAGGAGACGGGGCAGGCGCATTTCTGGTCGCGGTCGCGGGCCGCGCTGTGGCGCAAAGGCGAAACCTCGGGCAACGGACTGGCGGTCGTCGAAATGCGCGTCGATTGTGATCAGGATGCGCTGCTCTTGCGCGTGAAGCCCGCCGGTCCGGCCTGTCACACAGGTCGCCGATCCTGCTTTTATCGCCGGATCGAGCGGGACGGCAGCCTGACCTTCCTCGATACCGATGCCTAGCCCACGCGTCGCGGGCCTACTCGTCGCGGTTCTGCTGCTCGTCGGCGGCTGCGACCGGGCGAAGCGCGAGGGCGCCGATGCTGCGATCGATACACGCAATCCGTTGGAAATCGCCGCGCGCGAACGCGGAGTGGTACGCGCCGATGCAAGCGATCCGACCGGCCTGTTCGAACGCACGCACGAGCTTGGCCGCGATGCGATGTGCGTTGTCCCCGATGGCGCCGGGCAGTGGCGCTTTGCGGTGAGCGCGTCGTTCGGTCCCGGCCTGTCGTGCAATGCGCGCGGCACCATCGTCCGCGACGGGGATGACTGGCGGATGCGCTTCGCCGGGGTCGAGGGATGCGAGGCACTTGTCCACGAAGAGGAAGACGAACTGCGCCTGCCCGGACGCCTGCCGTCGCAATGCGACAGCCTGTGCCCGTCGCGCGCGTCGCTCTCGGGCCTGCGCCTGCCGCGCGCGAGCTGGTCGGCGGACGATGCAAAGGGCTTGCAGTTGCGCGATGGACGCGGCAATATGGTCCGGCCTTGCGGATCGCCGTAAGCGGCGCTTTTCCTTATCTCCGACGGCCTTGACGTTCACGTCAACGGAAACTAGTCTTTCGGGATGACCGAAGAATACGGCCACGCCCATATCGACACGCCCGATCATCTGGGGCGCGAGCAATATAGCATCACCGATCTGTCGACCGAATTCGGCGTCACCGCGCGCGCGCTTCGGTTCTACGAGGACGAAGGGCTGATCAGCCCCTCGCGCAAGGGGCTGTCGCGTATCTATTCGAAACGCGACCGCGCCCGGCTGGCCTGGATTCTGCGTGCCAAGCGCACCGGATTTAGCCTGGCCGACATTCGCGAGATGATCGACCTTTACGACGTCGGCGATGGCCGCAAGCTCCAGCGCCAGGTCACGGTCGAAAAATGCGAGGAGCGCATCGCGCTGCTCCAGCGTCAGCGCGATGACATCGACAGCGCCGTCGAGGAACTGACACGTTTCATCGATATGGTGAAAAAGGTCGACGCTGGCGAAAAAGTCGGCTGAGCTTCGGCAACCAGAACCTCCCCGGGCAAGTTTGATTGCCAACACCTGATTTATCGGAAAGATTTCGCATGCCTGTCTACCGCGCCCCGATCCAAGATACGCTGTTCCAGCTCAACGATGTCCTCGGCATCGATCGCTACGCCGACCTGCCGGGCTTCGCCAATGCGTCGCCCGATATGGTCGAGGCGGTGCTAACCGAGGCCGGCAAATTCTGCGAAGAGGTGCTGTTCCCGATCAACCGATCGGGCGACCTCGAAGGCTGCACGCGTCATGAAGACGGTTCGGTCACCACGCCCGAGGGGTTCAAGGAAGCGTATAAGGCCTATTGCGAGGCGGGCTGGACGCTGCTCAACCAGCCCGAAGAATTCGGCGGCCAGGGATTGCCCCATGTCCTCGGCTTTCCGGTCGAGGAATATCGCATGGCGGCGAACCAGGCCTTTGCCATGTATCCGGGGCTGACGCAGGCGGCGGTCTCGGCGTTGCTGGTCAAGGGGTCGGACGAGCAGAAGAGGCTCTATGTCCCCAAGATGGTGTCGGGCGAATGGGGCGGCACGATGAACCTGACCGAACCGCAGTGCGGCACCGATCTTGGCCTGATCCGTACCCGCGCGGTGCCGAACGGCGACGGCAGCTATTCGATCACGGGGACGAAGATTTTCATCTCGTCGGGTGAGCATGACCTCACCGACAATATTATCCATCTCGTGCTGGCAAAGACCCCTGACGCACCCGACAGCGTCAAGGGAATTTCGCTGTTCATCGTCCCCAAATATCTGGTGAACGACGACGGTTCGCTCGGTGAGCGCAACACGCTGTCGTGCGGGTCGATCGAGCACAAGATGGGCATCCACGCCAATGCGACCTGCGTCATGAACTATGACGGCGCAAAAGGCTGGATGGTTGGCGAGGAGAACAAGGGCCTTGCCGCGATGTTCGTGATGATGAACGCCGCGCGGCTCGGCGTCGGCATACAGGGGTTGGGTCAGGCCGACATAGCCTATCAGAATGCCGTCCAATATGCGCAGGACCGCCGGCAGGGCCGGGCGCTGACCGGGCCGCAGGATCCCGCCCAGAAGGCCGACCCGCTGTTCGTCCATCCAGACGTGCGCCGCATGCTGATGGATGCCAAGGCGGTGGTTGAGGGGCTGCGCGGCCTGTGTCTCTGGGGCGCGCTGCAGGTCGATCTGGCGCATGGCGCCGCGTCCGAAGAGGAGCGGCAGCAGGCCGACGATCTCGTCAGCCTGCTGACCCCGGTGATCAAGGGCTATGGCACCGACAAGGGCTATGACGTCGCGACCAACGCGCAGCAGGTGTTCGGCGGCCACGGTTACATCGAAGAGCAGGGCATGAGCCAATATGTCCGCGATGCCCGCATCACGATGATCTACGAAGGCGCCAACGGCATACAGGCGATGGACCTCGTCGGCCGCAAGCTCGCGCAGAATGGCGGCCGTGCCATCCAGGCCTTTTTCGCGATCGTCGACGCCGAATGTGCGGCGGCGAAGGACAAGCCGGCCTTCGCCGATTTTGCGGGGCAACTCGAAAAGGCCAATGGCGAACTCAAGGCCGCGACGATGTGGTTCATGGCCAATGGCATGACCAACCCCAATAATGTCGGCGCGGGCGCGCATCATTACATGCACATCATGGGTATCGTCGCGCTGGGCCTCATGTGGCTGCGCATGGCCGAAGCGGCACAGAAGGCGCTCGACGAAGGGCGCGGGAACAAGGCGTTCCTCGAAGCCAAGCTTGTTACCGCGCGTCATTTCGGCGAACGCTTCATCCCCGATGCGGGCGCGTTGCGCCGCAAGATCGAGGCCGGCAGCGAAGCGATGATGGCGCTGACGCCCGATCAATTCTTCGCCGCCTGACGTGCAGGCTCGCAACCATCGCCGCCGCCCGTGCGTGTAGGCGGCGATGAGCGAGGATGCGCTGACCCCGATCGTTGAGGAAGGCCGCAATTGCTGGCGGATCGAACGCGCCAACAAGGCGCGGATGATCGTCGATGCGGCCGACTATTACGCGCTGCTCGTCCGGCTGATGGAGCGCGCGAAAGAGCGCATCCTGCTGATCGGCTGGGATTTCGACCCGCGGATTGCCCTGACGCCCGACGATGCGGGCAAGGGCGAATCGCTGGGGCATTTTCTGCTGCGTCTGGCCCATGCGAAACCCGACCGCGATATCGACATTCTTCGCTGGAATTTCGGCGGTCTGAAACAGTTTCTCATGCCGCGCATCGTCTCGATGGTGCTGCGCTGGAAGGTGACGCGCTCGATCAGCTTCCGGCTCGACAGCGCGCACCCCACTGGATGCAGCCACCACCAGAAGGTCGCGGTGTTCGACGATCATCTGGCGGTGTGCGGCGGTATCGACGTGTCCTCGTCGCGCTGGGATACGCGGGGCCACCGCGACGGTGATCCGCGGCGCACCAATCCCGACGGCCAGCCCTATATGCCGTGGCACGATTCGACGATGATCCTGGCCGGGCCGGTGGGCGAAGCGCTTGCCGATCTGGGCAACGAACGCTGGCAGCGCGCAACGAACAAGCAATTGCGCGACGTAAAGGGCGACGGCGAAAACTGGCCCGAAAATCTCGAACCCGATTTTACGAACGTCGATGTCGCAATATCGCGCACGCGCGCCGAATATGACGGCTATCCCGAAATTCGCGAGATTGAGCAGCTCTATCTCGACATGATCGCCGCGGCGAAGCGCTTCATCTATTTCGAAAATCAATATTTTACCTCGGCCAAGATCGCAGCGGCGATTGCTGAGCGGCTGGACGAGGACGATCCGCCCGAAGTCGTCATGGTGATGCCGCGTACCGCCGACGGTTGGCTCGAACAGATGGCGATGGACGCGGCGCGCGTGAAGCTGGTGCGCGCGATCGCCAAGGCGCGGCACGGCGACCGCCTGCGCGTATATGTCCCGCACACCGCGGGCGGCGATCCGATCTATGTTCATGCAAAGACTGCGGTCGTCGACGATCGCCTGCTGCGTATCGGATCGTCGAACATGAACAATCGATCGCTGGGGCTCGACAGCGAATGCGATGTGACGATCGATGCCGCTTTGCCCGCGAACCGCGGCGTGGAGCCGACGATCCGGGCGCTGCGCGAATCGCTGATTGGCGAGCATCTGGACGTCGATCCGGCCGATGTCGGCCGCCTTTATGAAACTACGGGGTCGCTCATCGATGCCATCGAGGCGCTGCGCGGGCCGGGCCGCTCGCTCGCGTTGCTCGACCTCGTCGAGCCCGGACCGTTCGACGATTATATCGCCGAGCATGAACTGCTCGATCCCGAAAATCCCGACGCGATGTTCGAAGGGATCGCCGAGCGCGGGCTGCGCCGCAACTGGCACCGCGGCAAAGCCTGGATGAAGCGTCACCGCCCGTTCCGGCGGAGATGATAGCGCGGCGTCAGTCCGCCAGCGACAGGATATGCCGCGCCTGTTTGAGGTGCGGGGCATCGACCATTTTGCCGTCCACCTGAAGCACCCCCGAGCCCGGATTGGCGGCGAAGGCATCGACGATCGCCTGCGCACGCTGAACCTCGTCAGCCGACGGCGTGAAGGCGGCGTTGATCGGCGCGACCTGCGATGGGTGGATCGCCATCATGCCGGTAAAGCCATCGCGCCGCGCGCGCGCCGCATAGGCGGCAAGGCCCGCCTCGTCCTTGATCGCAGGAAACACCGTATCGATCGCAGCGACGCCCGCACCATGCGCGGCGAACAATGTCAGCGCGCGGGCGATCTGATAGGGTTCGGTGTAGCGCCCGTCGGCCTCGCGGCTCGTCGCCGCGCCGATGGCGGCGGGCAGATCCTCGGCGCCCCAAGTGAGGCCGACCAGCCGGGCCTTCGCCTCGCGATAGCCACCCAGCGTGAAGATCGCTGCCGGGGTTTCGGTCGCGATCGGGAGCACCGGCGGCAGCGACGCATCGGCGGCCCCCTCGCTACGAAGGATCGTATCGAGCTGAGCGATGCTCGGCGCGCCTTCGGCCTTGGGCAGCATGATCGCATCGGGGCGCCCGCCGACAATGGCAGCAACGTCGGCGGCGGTCATATGCCCGTCGAGCGGATTGACACGGACCAGCGTGAACACCTCGCGCGTTCCGGCGAGATAGGCGGCAACCGCTTCGCGCGCAGCCTCCTTGTTGGCGGGCGACACCGAATCTTCGAGGTCGAGGATGATCGCATCGGCGCCCGACGCCGCTGCTTTCGCAAAGCGTTCGGCACGGTCGCCGGGGACAAAGAGAAGGGATCGGAGGCGCATCAGACGTTCTTCCTGTTGATCAGCGCTGACCGTTCGCACTGGCAGACGATTTCGTCGCGCTGGTTGATGCAGCGATGGAGGAATGTCACGATACCCGCATTCGGTCGCGATTTCGATTCCTTGAGGCCGATCACCTCGCTCGTCGCGCGCAGCGTGTCGCCGATGAAGACCGGCTTGGGCATCACCAATTTATCATAGCCGAGGTTGGCGACGAGCGTGCCGAGCGTCGTGTCGCCGACCGACAGCCCGACCATCAGGCTGAAGGTGAAGGTGCCGTTGACGAGGATCTGCCCGAATTCCGATGCTTTTGCAGCCTCGATGTCGAGATGCAGCGGCTGCGGATTGTGCGTCATCGTCGTGAACAGCAGATTGTCCGTCTCGGTCACGGTGCGGCGGATCTCGTGCACGATCGCATCGCCGATCTGCCATTCGTCGAAAAACTTGCCTGCCATCGTCAGTCCCTCAAATGCAATTTCATGCCGACATGACTCTGCACGAAGCCGAGCCGGGCGTAGAAGCGGTGCGCGGCAGTCCGTGTCGCCGACGATGTGAGTTGGACGAGTTTGCAATCGCGCGCGCGGCACTGTTCCACCGCCCACAAGATCATCTGCTCGCCCAGCCTTTGGCCGCGCAGGTCGGCGGCAATGCGCACCGCCTCGATCAAGCCGCGCCAGCTTCCGATAAAGGAAAGCCCCGGGAGGAAACTGAGTTGCATCGTCCCGATAACGCGGCCATCGAGTTCCGCTGCAATCAGCCGCTGGTTCGGGTCGGCGTCGATTGCATCGAACGCGGCAAGGTAACGCGGGTCCGAGGGATCGGCCTCACGCGCCGGCGGAATCGTGTCCTCCGCAAGCATGCCGAGGATGGCAGGAAGATCCGCCGCCGTCGCATCGCGAAGGATCAGGCCGCTCACTCGGCGGCCTCGATCTTCGCGAGCAGTGCCTCGACCTGCACCTGCGCCCCGGCCGCAGCGTTGAGTTCGGCAACGATGCCGTCGAACGGCGCGGTCAGGCTATGCTCCATCTTCATCGCTT
It encodes:
- a CDS encoding serine hydrolase domain-containing protein, producing the protein MRRRLAALLLPVALAGLAGTAATQTTDAMPKDQNVLFWSQDQRDAAFRTMESVPKVVVHTIAAGGPVYPLPEGQPLDVGVDIDAHMARQRNAGLIIVQDGKIRLEKYALGYGPAGRWTSFSVAKSFTSTLVGAAVKDGYIKSLDDKVTQYIPGLRGSAYDDVSVRQLLTMTSGVRWNEDYTDPKSDVAQFNLQKPIAGEDITVSYMKTLPREAPAGSKWVYKTGETNLIGVLVSSATGKTLSAYLSEKIWKPFGMDQDAVWMLGPTGHEISGCCVSASLRDYARFGLFILGGGVAGGEKVLPDDWLAAATTKQAAIDQPGRGYGYQWWTNDDGSFAAQGIFGQGIFIDPKRRLVIASNGNWPTATDPEGVGAAREAFYKAMQAAVDRESSR
- a CDS encoding HpcH/HpaI aldolase/citrate lyase family protein, with product MRLRSLLFVPGDRAERFAKAAASGADAIILDLEDSVSPANKEAAREAVAAYLAGTREVFTLVRVNPLDGHMTAADVAAIVGGRPDAIMLPKAEGAPSIAQLDTILRSEGAADASLPPVLPIATETPAAIFTLGGYREAKARLVGLTWGAEDLPAAIGAATSREADGRYTEPYQIARALTLFAAHGAGVAAIDTVFPAIKDEAGLAAYAARARRDGFTGMMAIHPSQVAPINAAFTPSADEVQRAQAIVDAFAANPGSGVLQVDGKMVDAPHLKQARHILSLAD
- the purF gene encoding amidophosphoribosyltransferase produces the protein MLTTHPFDDDKLREECGVFGIHGAESAAAVAALGLHALQHRGQEAAGITAFDGKDFHTHRAMGHVAGNFDRDDIIRQLAGASAIGHVRYSTTGETALRNVQPLFADLATGGFAVAHNGNISNAMALRKILVRRGSIFQSTSDTEVIIHLVATSNYRTLLDRFIDALKQVEGAYSLICLTAEGMIGCRDPLGIRPLVIGKLGDAYILASETVALDVVGAEFVRSVDPGELVIIRDGQLSSHRPFADRAARPCIFEYVYFSRPDSIVDGTSVYSVRKAIGAELARENPVDADLVIPVPDSGTPAAIGYAQESGIPFELGIIRSHYVGRTFIQPGDKVRHLGVKLKHNANRALIAGKRIVLIDDSIVRGTTSLKIVQMMRDAGAAEVHMRIASPPTSHSCFYGVDTPERAKLLAAQMTVGQMANFINADSLSFLTIDGLYRALGEARRTDDCPQYCDACFTGDYPTTLTDFDENSLEDQFSLLAERVV
- a CDS encoding GNAT family N-acetyltransferase, which codes for MSGLILRDATAADLPAILGMLAEDTIPPAREADPSDPRYLAAFDAIDADPNQRLIAAELDGRVIGTMQLSFLPGLSFIGSWRGLIEAVRIAADLRGQRLGEQMILWAVEQCRARDCKLVQLTSSATRTAAHRFYARLGFVQSHVGMKLHLRD
- the hisI gene encoding phosphoribosyl-AMP cyclohydrolase translates to MDASRDTTDRFLPRFDAAGLVTAIVTDVDSGVLLMVAHMNADAIALTQETGQAHFWSRSRAALWRKGETSGNGLAVVEMRVDCDQDALLLRVKPAGPACHTGRRSCFYRRIERDGSLTFLDTDA
- a CDS encoding acyl-CoA dehydrogenase C-terminal domain-containing protein encodes the protein MPVYRAPIQDTLFQLNDVLGIDRYADLPGFANASPDMVEAVLTEAGKFCEEVLFPINRSGDLEGCTRHEDGSVTTPEGFKEAYKAYCEAGWTLLNQPEEFGGQGLPHVLGFPVEEYRMAANQAFAMYPGLTQAAVSALLVKGSDEQKRLYVPKMVSGEWGGTMNLTEPQCGTDLGLIRTRAVPNGDGSYSITGTKIFISSGEHDLTDNIIHLVLAKTPDAPDSVKGISLFIVPKYLVNDDGSLGERNTLSCGSIEHKMGIHANATCVMNYDGAKGWMVGEENKGLAAMFVMMNAARLGVGIQGLGQADIAYQNAVQYAQDRRQGRALTGPQDPAQKADPLFVHPDVRRMLMDAKAVVEGLRGLCLWGALQVDLAHGAASEEERQQADDLVSLLTPVIKGYGTDKGYDVATNAQQVFGGHGYIEEQGMSQYVRDARITMIYEGANGIQAMDLVGRKLAQNGGRAIQAFFAIVDAECAAAKDKPAFADFAGQLEKANGELKAATMWFMANGMTNPNNVGAGAHHYMHIMGIVALGLMWLRMAEAAQKALDEGRGNKAFLEAKLVTARHFGERFIPDAGALRRKIEAGSEAMMALTPDQFFAA
- a CDS encoding phospholipase D-like domain-containing protein produces the protein MSEDALTPIVEEGRNCWRIERANKARMIVDAADYYALLVRLMERAKERILLIGWDFDPRIALTPDDAGKGESLGHFLLRLAHAKPDRDIDILRWNFGGLKQFLMPRIVSMVLRWKVTRSISFRLDSAHPTGCSHHQKVAVFDDHLAVCGGIDVSSSRWDTRGHRDGDPRRTNPDGQPYMPWHDSTMILAGPVGEALADLGNERWQRATNKQLRDVKGDGENWPENLEPDFTNVDVAISRTRAEYDGYPEIREIEQLYLDMIAAAKRFIYFENQYFTSAKIAAAIAERLDEDDPPEVVMVMPRTADGWLEQMAMDAARVKLVRAIAKARHGDRLRVYVPHTAGGDPIYVHAKTAVVDDRLLRIGSSNMNNRSLGLDSECDVTIDAALPANRGVEPTIRALRESLIGEHLDVDPADVGRLYETTGSLIDAIEALRGPGRSLALLDLVEPGPFDDYIAEHELLDPENPDAMFEGIAERGLRRNWHRGKAWMKRHRPFRRR
- a CDS encoding MerR family transcriptional regulator, giving the protein MTEEYGHAHIDTPDHLGREQYSITDLSTEFGVTARALRFYEDEGLISPSRKGLSRIYSKRDRARLAWILRAKRTGFSLADIREMIDLYDVGDGRKLQRQVTVEKCEERIALLQRQRDDIDSAVEELTRFIDMVKKVDAGEKVG
- a CDS encoding SDR family NAD(P)-dependent oxidoreductase; the protein is MNSEELAGQTALVTGASRGIGAAIAESLARRGAHVVITARTAGGLEELEDRIHDAGGSATIAPLDLTDGDSIARLASAIAERWQQLDMLVLNAAMLGTLTPVGAIDSKEFNKLLTLNLVAQQALIANFDPLLRRAPAGRLVALSTGVARTPRAYWGAYAASKAAFEVLVSSYGAEMRNISNVRTAILDPGGTRTQMRARAYPGEDPQSIKDPAVVGEFVARMMVDGFDSTAYHALPKVMAEA
- a CDS encoding MaoC family dehydratase, producing MAGKFFDEWQIGDAIVHEIRRTVTETDNLLFTTMTHNPQPLHLDIEAAKASEFGQILVNGTFTFSLMVGLSVGDTTLGTLVANLGYDKLVMPKPVFIGDTLRATSEVIGLKESKSRPNAGIVTFLHRCINQRDEIVCQCERSALINRKNV